Proteins co-encoded in one Candidatus Pelagibacter sp. RS40 genomic window:
- a CDS encoding nucleotidyltransferase family protein — protein sequence MKNIEKIKITKDATIKQALKIISNGALQIAVVVDKKGKLLGTLTDGDIRRGFLKGLDINSSINSIINKKPFVVKKDDIKEKVLKIALKKKIYQIPIVDKNFKIIGLHVLDELIKSKNNNLVVIMAGGKGMRLRPLTKNIPKPMLKVGDKPILHIILEKFIDSGYDNFVICVNYKSKVIMDYFGNGKKIGAQIEYIHEKIEMGTAGALSLLKKKKINQPFFVINGDILINLDFKKMLNFHQEHNSKATMCIKEFNVELPYGEVRVKKEIIDSIEEKPKHKFYVNAGIYILDPKCINLIPKKFYNMTSLFKKMINKKDKIVSFPLGENWLDIGRFVDYDKANLKYNSFFINK from the coding sequence ATGAAAAATATAGAAAAAATAAAAATCACAAAAGATGCAACAATTAAACAAGCTCTAAAAATTATATCTAATGGGGCTCTTCAAATTGCAGTTGTTGTTGATAAAAAGGGAAAGTTATTGGGTACTTTGACTGATGGAGATATTAGAAGAGGATTCTTAAAAGGATTAGATATTAATAGTTCTATAAATTCTATAATTAACAAGAAACCTTTTGTAGTGAAAAAAGATGATATTAAAGAAAAAGTATTGAAAATTGCACTTAAAAAAAAAATATATCAAATTCCCATAGTCGATAAAAATTTCAAGATAATAGGACTACATGTATTAGATGAGCTTATAAAGTCTAAAAATAATAACTTAGTTGTGATAATGGCAGGTGGTAAAGGCATGCGTTTAAGACCTTTAACAAAAAATATTCCTAAACCAATGTTAAAAGTGGGTGATAAACCTATACTTCATATAATATTAGAAAAATTTATAGATAGTGGTTATGATAATTTTGTTATTTGCGTTAATTATAAGTCAAAAGTAATTATGGATTATTTTGGTAATGGAAAAAAAATTGGAGCACAAATAGAATACATTCATGAAAAGATTGAAATGGGTACAGCTGGTGCTTTAAGTCTGTTAAAAAAAAAAAAAATAAATCAGCCTTTTTTTGTAATTAATGGTGATATATTAATTAATCTTGATTTTAAAAAAATGCTTAATTTTCATCAAGAACACAATTCAAAAGCAACAATGTGTATTAAAGAGTTTAATGTTGAATTGCCTTACGGTGAAGTTAGAGTAAAAAAAGAAATTATTGACTCGATTGAGGAGAAACCAAAACATAAATTTTATGTTAATGCAGGTATTTATATACTTGATCCAAAATGTATTAATTTAATCCCAAAAAAATTTTATAATATGACTTCTCTTTTTAAAAAGATGATAAATAAAAAAGATAAAATAGTTTCGTTTCCATTAGGAGAAAATTGGTTAGATATAGGAAGATTCGTTGATTATGATAAGGCCAATCTCAAATATAATTCTTTTTTCATAAATAAATGA
- a CDS encoding N-acetylneuraminate synthase family protein: MIKLIAETAWHHEGDFVFMKNLINEIVKNTDADIVKMHITIDFEEYMDQSHQAYNQLKAMTFTKEQWRELIAIVTKGNKEIMLLLNDTNAIEFGLSFNPDYVEIHSVCLNDIFMLEKLKKDIQKQTKIVLGVGGTSINEIENAINFLDHSNMILMFGFQNYPTIYKDVNLDKVRKLMRLFDNIEYGYADHTAGDSRYNELVTLLGAASGMKYVEKHITTHFGEKRIDWPAAISVKMFNELHKKIKILDELNGSGLLSMNEGEKTYSVFGPMKKAAVINSNLSKGNILKLIDIKFTRTKEISDMSQLDVINSIGKKISNDISKGTVLKKKYFI; encoded by the coding sequence ATGATAAAATTAATTGCTGAAACCGCTTGGCACCATGAGGGTGATTTTGTTTTTATGAAAAATTTAATTAATGAAATTGTAAAAAATACTGATGCGGATATTGTTAAAATGCATATTACTATAGATTTTGAGGAGTATATGGATCAAAGTCATCAGGCTTATAATCAGTTAAAGGCAATGACTTTTACAAAAGAGCAGTGGAGAGAATTGATTGCAATTGTAACAAAAGGTAACAAAGAAATCATGTTATTGCTCAATGATACTAATGCTATAGAGTTTGGTCTATCATTTAATCCAGATTATGTTGAAATTCATTCAGTTTGTTTGAATGATATATTTATGCTTGAAAAATTAAAAAAAGATATCCAAAAGCAAACTAAAATTGTTCTTGGAGTTGGTGGTACAAGTATTAATGAAATAGAAAATGCAATTAATTTTTTAGATCATTCAAACATGATTCTTATGTTTGGATTTCAAAACTATCCGACAATTTATAAAGATGTAAATCTTGATAAGGTTAGGAAATTGATGAGATTATTTGATAATATTGAATATGGTTATGCAGATCATACAGCAGGTGATAGTAGGTATAATGAACTGGTTACGCTTTTAGGAGCAGCTAGTGGAATGAAGTATGTAGAAAAACATATAACCACACACTTTGGAGAAAAAAGAATAGATTGGCCAGCCGCAATATCTGTAAAAATGTTTAATGAGTTACATAAAAAAATAAAAATACTTGATGAACTAAATGGCTCAGGATTGCTTTCTATGAACGAAGGAGAGAAAACTTATTCTGTTTTTGGGCCAATGAAAAAAGCAGCTGTAATAAATTCAAATTTGTCAAAAGGTAATATTTTAAAATTAATTGATATTAAATTTACAAGAACTAAAGAAATATCAGACATGTCACAATTAGATGTCATTAATTCAATTGGTAAAAAAATATCTAATGATATTAGCAAAGGAACAGTATTAAAGAAAAAATACTTTATTTAG
- a CDS encoding cytidylyltransferase domain-containing protein produces MLKSLNGHTVIERIIQRAKEVKDCSDIVLCTSRINQDLPLVRLAKENNIYYYNGSSDDVLQRLLDAAELFEMDYFVGMTADNPLFSVHHANLIINEIKSKNEIDYIYTSEMPVGVNIYAIKTKALKTVCSIKEEIDTEIWGYLINRPEIFNVVEIKADNEYRFENCRMTLDEIDDYNFFKEIYSMYPINKVIDVLDVFKILRKNPELLDLNKNVIQRDLDNKIKIRISKFYEENKVKILKLKEQIYSV; encoded by the coding sequence ATTCTTAAATCATTAAATGGACACACAGTTATTGAACGAATTATACAAAGAGCAAAAGAAGTAAAAGATTGTAGTGATATTGTTTTATGTACTTCACGCATAAATCAAGATTTACCTTTAGTTAGATTGGCAAAAGAAAATAATATTTATTATTACAATGGTAGCTCTGATGATGTGTTACAAAGACTATTAGATGCTGCAGAGTTGTTTGAGATGGATTATTTTGTTGGTATGACAGCTGACAATCCCCTGTTTTCTGTTCATCATGCAAATTTAATTATTAATGAAATAAAATCTAAAAATGAAATTGACTATATATACACATCTGAGATGCCAGTAGGTGTAAATATATATGCTATTAAAACTAAAGCTCTCAAGACTGTTTGTAGTATTAAAGAGGAAATTGATACAGAGATTTGGGGTTATCTGATAAATAGACCTGAAATTTTTAATGTAGTTGAAATAAAAGCTGATAATGAATATCGTTTTGAGAACTGCAGAATGACTCTTGATGAAATTGATGATTATAACTTTTTCAAGGAGATATACAGCATGTATCCAATTAATAAAGTAATTGATGTTTTGGATGTTTTTAAAATTTTGAGAAAAAACCCTGAGCTTCTTGATTTAAACAAAAATGTAATACAAAGAGATTTAGATAATAAAATAAAAATTAGAATCTCAAAATTTTATGAGGAGAATAAAGTTAAAATTTTAAAATTAAAAGAACAAATTTATTCTGTATAA
- a CDS encoding carbamoyltransferase family protein, whose product MKFILGISAFYHDSAACILKNGEILAAAQEERFTRIKHDPNYPYHAIEFVLKHTNLKLSNINQVVFFEKPFLKFERLLETYVAFAPKGFISFSKAMPLWIKEKLFQKNLLFNKLKEHDENYKSDENIFFSDHHLSHAASAFFPSPFEEAIVLTADGVGEWATTTIAHGKGNKLKILKEIHFPHSLGLLYSAFTYYTGFKVNSGEYKLMGLAPYGKPIYEEKIKQLIDIKKDGSFRLDQNFFNYATGLTMTNNKFHKLFGQEPRDPINEKLTQFHMDIAASVQKVTEDIMVKLSKSIRSEYNVKNLCLAGGVALNCVANGKILNEKIFDNIWIQPAAGDAGGSLGAALALWHIEQGNLRKIDPEDSMQGSYLGPGFTQNEIEEELKSIGAKYKTLDYENLIEQTSEQLSRGKAVGWFQGRMEFGPRALGGRSILGDPRSDKMQKNLNLKVKYRESFRPFAPSILEENLFEWFDMEKKSPYMLMVANIKDDVKIEMTAEQKEYFGIDKLNVKRSEIPAVTHVDYSARIQTVNKKTNKPYYDLISNFNKKTGCPVIVNTSFNVRGEPIVNTPTDAFNCFMGTGLDFLVIGNCILDKREQNEALKKDYMSKFDLD is encoded by the coding sequence GTGAAATTTATATTAGGTATTTCTGCATTTTATCATGATAGTGCGGCGTGTATTTTAAAAAATGGCGAAATATTAGCTGCAGCCCAAGAGGAGAGATTTACTAGAATAAAACATGACCCAAATTACCCATATCATGCAATTGAGTTTGTTTTAAAACACACAAACTTGAAACTTTCCAACATAAATCAAGTAGTTTTCTTTGAAAAACCTTTTTTAAAATTTGAAAGACTATTAGAAACGTATGTTGCATTTGCACCTAAAGGATTTATTTCTTTCAGCAAAGCTATGCCTTTATGGATTAAAGAAAAACTTTTTCAAAAAAATTTATTATTTAACAAACTTAAAGAACATGATGAAAATTACAAATCAGATGAGAACATATTTTTTTCTGATCATCATTTAAGCCATGCTGCTAGTGCCTTCTTTCCTTCACCATTTGAAGAAGCAATAGTTTTAACTGCTGATGGTGTTGGAGAATGGGCAACAACTACTATTGCGCATGGTAAAGGAAATAAATTAAAAATATTAAAAGAAATACATTTTCCGCACTCTCTAGGTCTTCTTTATTCAGCATTTACTTACTACACAGGATTTAAAGTTAATAGTGGCGAGTATAAACTTATGGGTTTAGCACCATATGGTAAACCAATTTATGAAGAAAAAATAAAACAATTAATAGATATTAAGAAAGATGGATCATTCAGGTTAGATCAAAATTTTTTTAATTATGCAACTGGTCTCACCATGACTAACAATAAATTTCATAAATTATTTGGTCAAGAGCCTAGAGATCCAATTAATGAAAAACTAACTCAATTTCATATGGATATAGCAGCATCTGTACAAAAAGTGACTGAAGACATAATGGTTAAACTATCAAAGTCAATTCGTAGTGAGTACAATGTTAAAAACTTGTGCCTAGCTGGTGGAGTTGCATTAAATTGTGTTGCAAATGGCAAAATTCTCAATGAAAAAATTTTTGATAACATATGGATACAACCGGCCGCAGGAGATGCTGGAGGTTCATTAGGAGCTGCTTTGGCATTGTGGCATATTGAACAGGGTAACTTGAGAAAAATTGATCCCGAAGACAGTATGCAAGGATCTTATTTGGGTCCTGGGTTCACTCAAAATGAGATAGAGGAGGAATTAAAATCTATTGGAGCGAAATATAAAACTTTAGATTATGAAAATTTAATTGAGCAAACATCTGAACAATTATCTAGAGGGAAAGCTGTAGGTTGGTTTCAAGGAAGAATGGAGTTTGGCCCAAGAGCTTTGGGTGGTAGATCAATACTTGGAGATCCAAGGTCTGACAAAATGCAAAAAAATTTGAATTTAAAAGTAAAATATCGAGAAAGCTTTAGACCATTTGCTCCATCAATTCTTGAGGAAAATTTATTTGAATGGTTTGATATGGAAAAAAAAAGCCCCTATATGCTCATGGTAGCAAATATAAAAGATGATGTAAAAATTGAAATGACTGCAGAACAAAAAGAATATTTTGGCATTGATAAATTAAATGTTAAAAGATCAGAAATTCCAGCAGTTACACATGTAGATTATTCCGCAAGAATTCAAACTGTTAATAAAAAAACAAACAAACCATATTATGATTTAATTTCAAATTTTAATAAAAAAACTGGTTGTCCTGTAATTGTTAATACTTCATTTAATGTGAGAGGAGAACCGATTGTAAATACACCAACAGATGCATTTAATTGTTTTATGGGAACAGGCTTAGATTTTCTTGTAATTGGTAACTGTATTTTAGATAAGAGAGAGCAAAATGAGGCACTTAAAAAAGACTATATGAGTAAATTCGATTTGGACTAA
- a CDS encoding DUF5989 family protein encodes MNFIIEFWQFLRIRKKYWLLPIIIVLVLFGGLIILSQGSAVAPFIYTIF; translated from the coding sequence ATGAATTTTATAATAGAATTTTGGCAATTTTTAAGAATAAGAAAAAAATATTGGTTATTACCAATTATAATTGTTTTAGTTTTATTTGGTGGATTAATAATTTTAAGTCAAGGTTCAGCTGTAGCTCCATTTATTTATACAATATTTTAA
- a CDS encoding SxtJ family membrane protein — protein MKDIKISSNRSFGLVFFIVFLIISTYPLLNDQNIRIWSLIVSLIFLILGLINSNLLLPLNKIWFKFGILLGKIFSPIVMGMIFFFVVTPIALLMKIFKKDILNLKFNKNKSYWIKKNESSSSMKNQF, from the coding sequence ATGAAAGATATTAAAATCAGCTCAAATCGAAGTTTTGGATTAGTTTTTTTTATAGTTTTTTTAATAATATCAACTTATCCACTTTTAAATGATCAAAATATTAGAATTTGGTCACTAATAGTTTCGCTAATTTTTTTAATTTTAGGTCTAATTAACTCTAATTTACTGCTTCCCTTAAATAAAATTTGGTTTAAGTTTGGAATTCTTTTAGGAAAAATCTTTTCTCCAATTGTAATGGGAATGATATTTTTTTTTGTAGTGACTCCTATAGCTTTATTAATGAAAATTTTTAAAAAGGATATCTTAAATTTAAAATTTAATAAAAATAAATCATATTGGATTAAAAAAAATGAATCAAGCAGCAGTATGAAAAATCAATTTTAG
- a CDS encoding ATP-binding cassette domain-containing protein — translation MKDTFKSLNNFLTIFAKEKKLKYYYFIFFNLFITLLEMLSLGILFPFLSLIIDPQFISKINSYDIKFVNQLSYNEVLILLLILLVILFILKNIIIGFLSWDQIKYSMYLQNNVATSLLKKYIFNNYLFHKANDSSKLIRVINVDSFVVITGFIIPSFFFFTELFIFLGIILLLAFYEINGLFIAFFFFIISFLIYKKFSKKLKEHGTIRQKNETLKIKYAKSIFEGIKEILFYRKQKFFFNLYKDINLSVNKSISFLEGVKLLPRLFLEVFGVIAFSLVMIFLIFSGKDLVKLVPLFGIYIVAGFKILPSLNRIISSAQQMRFNKVYLESLISEYSKNTDYIKFDIKETTKQNNLCFNEKIELKNISFNYKSNNRGNNVLKNINLSIKKNSITALIGRSGSGKSTIVDILLGLIQQDSGEIFVDGKRIDQNVSKLKIGYVPQSNFLINDSIKRNVALGVKEVDIDLNKVNKAIELSRLIYDLENNGLDINSMVGEKGSQISGGQAQRIAIARSLYDDPEIIIFDEATSSLDIETEKEILDNLLVLKKTKTVLLITHNDRILKYCDKVISLENNKIINKI, via the coding sequence ATGAAAGATACATTTAAATCTTTAAATAATTTTTTAACAATTTTTGCAAAAGAAAAAAAATTAAAGTATTACTATTTTATTTTTTTCAATTTATTTATAACTCTTCTCGAAATGCTGAGCCTTGGTATATTGTTTCCTTTCCTAAGTTTGATTATTGATCCACAATTTATTTCAAAAATCAATAGTTACGATATTAAATTTGTTAATCAATTAAGTTATAATGAAGTTTTAATATTACTTTTAATTTTATTGGTAATTCTTTTTATTTTGAAAAATATCATCATTGGGTTTTTAAGCTGGGATCAAATCAAATATTCGATGTATTTACAAAACAATGTTGCAACAAGTTTGTTGAAAAAATATATTTTTAATAATTATTTGTTTCATAAAGCCAATGACTCTTCAAAACTTATTAGAGTAATAAATGTCGATTCTTTCGTTGTTATAACCGGTTTTATTATTCCCTCATTTTTCTTTTTTACAGAATTATTTATTTTTTTAGGAATTATCCTTCTCTTAGCTTTCTATGAGATAAATGGGCTTTTTATTGCTTTTTTCTTTTTTATTATATCTTTCTTAATTTACAAAAAATTTAGCAAAAAACTTAAAGAGCATGGAACAATAAGACAAAAAAATGAAACACTTAAAATAAAGTATGCAAAAAGCATCTTTGAAGGCATAAAGGAAATATTGTTCTATAGAAAACAAAAATTTTTTTTTAATTTATATAAAGATATAAATCTAAGTGTAAATAAAAGTATATCATTTCTGGAAGGAGTAAAACTATTACCTAGATTGTTTTTAGAAGTATTTGGTGTGATTGCATTTTCATTAGTGATGATTTTTTTGATTTTTAGTGGAAAGGACTTAGTTAAACTTGTTCCATTATTTGGAATTTACATAGTAGCAGGCTTTAAAATTCTTCCATCTTTAAATAGAATTATAAGTTCAGCTCAACAAATGAGGTTTAACAAAGTTTATCTTGAGTCATTAATTTCAGAATATTCTAAAAATACAGATTATATAAAATTTGACATTAAGGAAACAACGAAACAAAATAATTTATGCTTTAACGAAAAAATTGAGTTAAAGAATATAAGTTTTAATTATAAATCAAATAATAGGGGGAATAACGTTTTAAAAAATATTAATCTAAGCATTAAAAAAAATTCAATTACAGCTCTTATTGGAAGAAGTGGAAGTGGTAAAAGCACTATTGTAGATATCTTGCTAGGCTTAATTCAACAAGATTCGGGTGAAATTTTCGTTGATGGTAAAAGAATTGATCAAAATGTATCTAAACTTAAAATTGGTTATGTTCCACAATCAAATTTTTTAATAAATGACTCAATTAAAAGGAATGTAGCTCTAGGAGTGAAAGAAGTGGATATAGATTTAAATAAAGTAAATAAAGCGATAGAGCTATCAAGATTAATTTATGATCTTGAAAATAATGGTTTAGATATAAATAGCATGGTTGGGGAAAAAGGATCTCAAATTTCAGGAGGACAGGCGCAAAGAATTGCTATTGCAAGATCTTTATATGATGATCCTGAAATTATTATTTTTGATGAAGCTACTAGCTCACTAGATATAGAAACAGAAAAAGAAATACTTGATAATTTGTTAGTTTTGAAAAAAACAAAAACGGTATTATTAATCACTCATAATGATCGAATATTAAAGTATTGTGATAAAGTGATATCACTGGAGAATAATAAAATTATTAACAAAATATAA
- a CDS encoding glyceraldehyde 3-phosphate dehydrogenase NAD-binding domain-containing protein, which yields MKIILNGAGRIGRCLIRKIINDKEIELTQINDPFLTAASLCYLINYDSVYGPLKNKFEVIDRGRIRFGNKNIVFSKYKNLYEKNFNKSINFIIDSSGVKKNHEKILKYKKNSKFKALITHTYERADIQIIFGVNEKNYNNKKHQIISTSICDAVAIGPVLNLLNQKFKIKNGSILTLHPWLGYQNLVDGPSRSFAYPGEIIDNFSLGRASTEALISKKTSCVNALNVVIPGMQKKISSMSIRVPTQIVSSAYIHLSFINKFNVKKFKLEINNFIKKQNFQILTLNTDQCISKDFIGNYFSTIIDERWTEVKNDNLRLLLWYDNEFGYCSRVVDLIKKIKSDEKI from the coding sequence ATGAAAATTATACTTAATGGAGCCGGAAGAATTGGGAGGTGTCTTATTAGAAAAATTATAAATGATAAAGAAATAGAGCTAACTCAAATAAATGATCCATTTCTTACCGCAGCTAGCCTGTGCTATTTAATCAATTATGATTCCGTTTATGGTCCTTTAAAAAATAAATTTGAAGTAATAGATAGAGGAAGAATAAGATTTGGAAATAAAAATATAGTTTTTTCAAAATATAAAAATCTTTATGAAAAAAATTTCAATAAGAGTATTAATTTTATAATAGATTCTTCTGGAGTAAAAAAAAATCACGAAAAAATCTTAAAATACAAAAAAAATTCGAAATTTAAGGCGTTAATAACCCACACATATGAGAGGGCTGACATTCAAATCATTTTTGGAGTAAATGAGAAGAACTATAATAATAAAAAGCACCAGATAATATCAACATCCATATGTGATGCTGTTGCAATTGGTCCAGTTCTAAATCTATTAAATCAAAAGTTTAAAATAAAAAATGGATCAATCCTTACCCTTCACCCTTGGTTAGGCTATCAAAATCTTGTAGATGGACCTTCAAGATCTTTCGCATATCCAGGAGAAATTATTGATAATTTTAGTCTTGGAAGAGCTTCTACTGAAGCTCTAATTTCAAAAAAAACATCCTGCGTTAACGCTTTAAATGTTGTAATTCCAGGAATGCAAAAGAAAATTTCCTCAATGTCTATCCGTGTTCCAACCCAAATAGTCTCTTCAGCATATATACATTTATCATTTATAAATAAATTTAATGTTAAAAAATTTAAATTAGAGATAAATAACTTTATTAAGAAACAAAATTTTCAAATTTTAACTCTCAATACCGACCAATGTATTTCAAAAGATTTTATAGGAAATTATTTTTCAACTATAATCGATGAAAGATGGACTGAAGTAAAGAATGATAATTTAAGATTGTTATTATGGTATGATAATGAGTTTGGCTACTGTTCTAGAGTAGTTGATTTAATAAAAAAAATTAAATCTGATGAAAAAATATAA